In Zingiber officinale cultivar Zhangliang chromosome 3A, Zo_v1.1, whole genome shotgun sequence, the DNA window TGTGGAACCACCACAtaagcggcccccctagagccggtcccacggatatggagggaggtaaatgcaggtacacaggtggaaagtgcatggcggagacgttaaccccaggcagtgacaccccggggatcgactcctggacctttcagccacagaaccatgcactccccatctgtgttACGCCTTGGGGACAACGAGATCCTCTTCTCTTGTGGTTGGCGGCGGCAAGGAGGAGAGGGGAGAACATATCCTAAAACAATTTTAGGTTAAGTTCAATTGGTGTGTTTTTCTATCTAACCtagatctatatatatatatctcctaACGAGTTTGAAGAGTAAATTCAAACTCGCACCTGCTAACCCAAAACCATATCCATTAgccttaagtttggttcaagacCAAACCACTTGATTCAAAAATCAAACCatctttaattaaaatcaaaccaaTTTGATTTATAATTAAACCCAAGAGAGTCTAACTCATTTACAAGAGATGTGGCCCATTTGCGTTTTCGTTGCGCCAAAcactttccatatttgtcttcgTCTGGTCCAACCATACTCAATCTCTTTCGATCTGAGAATTCAATTCTTAAACTTTTATGTCTTTTGGATAAACTCGTAGTATATGTGATCTTATAGATTTCCAGTTATGTTGTCATTCGTAATGAACCATTAATTACGAATAAATCACGAGTGatacctagtagtatatcatgaccCCTAATTGATTGAGAACTCACAGTTGATTCCAAAACCACTTTTAAAACCTTCAACGGCTACCGTTAGTTATGTGtctattcctttcactcatcttatacccacttggttcaggacatggctTATGTGTCAGTTATCattaggctgactacgtcacatcTAGTTCAAGTAGTAATTCCATTACTCAAACACGTGTCCAAGAAAACCATTCTCTTGATGTACAAGTAATAATTCTGACAAGCTGTTATATGGTATACGTCTCCTTATaaaaaggagtggtgaatcctctgtgggctattcaAACACATTCAGATATAttaacttatactcaatcatcccaGACTTGCACCTTCTATTAGATGATTGTcaagatgttaaagtataagcCTCCATGTCCAAGataacttgaatacctcaagtttaAGGAAATTTATACTCGAGCtgcaatgagatcttcattgacatgTAGAGAACCACATGAAGTCTCATAGCAGGTTGCATCCAATGAACTAATTACTCTTAACTAACATTCATATGTTCactctcaacatcccaatatTTTCAATCAGTGAGGACCAACTGCTTGGATAAACCAAGAAGCATAACATAtgttagtcttatagaattgatgatgtcaatttcatcaattcatcgactaaGGAATATTTCAATATGTACATAATTACACATTGAGAAATACCCACTATTGTGATCCAATTATAATTTTCCTCGTGCTATGAATTGTATCGTGaacttcattaattgagtttaagatcaatATCATATACATAGAGAATACACTCgcaatatataatataatatcaaGACGATTGTCacacctctcaaatataacaaGTCAAGTTTTTGAAGATTCTTATATGTTCATTTTTATAAGTTAACTTGATTGTGGCTCAAAGGCACTGGAGACCATACATTTGAGAGGAGGCTGCGCCTCGGGGGACCACTGTTGAAGCAGAATATTGCAACTATGGTGCTTGAGAGGTAAAACATATTTAAATTCCACATTAAAAGCTAATAGAAATATTCTTTGATCCTTATATATAAATGACTTCCAAATGTATTTGCCTTATATTTTTGGTTAAACCGAGTGAAATGTGCTGCAGCCCATTTTATGGTCTTCGACGTCCTAGATTGCAGCATGGTGCAAAGCTTCTCTGTGTGAGTGACTTGCTACTTCTAGGAAGAGTAACTATCGAGGAATCACGTGGTTTGTTGCACTGGCTAGAGGAAGAAGCTGGATTTGGCAAGACAGGCATATGTGGGCTGAGCATGGGTAAAAGAGGCAAATTAAGAGTTGTGCTGTCTTGTAATGGATGAATATAACGTTGTACATATGCCTCGTATTATCAACAAAAGACTTGCATTGAAATATTAAATAGatttcttatttaaaatttaaaaacaatagatTTGGATAGTTATTTCCTCCAATACATTCACCGTGTTCTAATGCAAAGCTTTTCTGTGAGTGCAGGTGGTGTTCATGCTGCAATGGTAGGATCTCTATATCCTAGACCAATTGCCACATTGCCATTTCTCGCTCCTCATTCTGCTGTTGTAGCTTTCTGTGAAGGGGTCTTGAAATACGCCACAGCATGGGAGGCACTTAGAGAAGATGCTGAAGAGGAGACTGGGATGACTCTAGAACAAGCCAAACAGCGGTTACGGTCTGTGTTATCGCTCACTGATGTTACAAGGTTTCCAGTTCCCAAATATCCCAAGGCTGTCATTTTTGTAGCTGCTACAGTAAGATCTATTTCGTTATAAAGAATTCCGTCgttttttgtttcctttgctgaTGTTTCTCAAAAATCCAACGGACTTGTTTTTCCTTTATGTTTATGAAGTTAAATTGTTTGTTACACTTTGCACTATGGTCCGTTATCATGCATGTTCTTTTTGTCACTTGATCTCATTCATGTAATATATTAATCTTTATTGTTTCCTTAATGATTTTATTTTCATGGATAATAAAAATAGGACGATGGGTATATTCCTAAACATTCAGTTTGGGAGCTTCAAAAAGCATGGCCTGGATCAGAAGTGAGGTGGGTGACTGGTGGTCATATTTCATCGTTTATTCTTCACAATGATGCTTTCCGCAAGGCAATAGTTGATGCCCTCGGTAGATTGCAGTGGAGGGTATCCTGATTCAGAATCTTCATCATTAAATATATTTGCATTTGACAATTCTTGTGGTATCAATCGCACTTGTAAAATTTCATACTATAACGTTGACTCATGGAAAACTATTGCATATTTGTGAGTTTACATTGTTTTTGCTTAGCATTCattggctatatatatatatatatatatatatatatacctatgATCATGAAACCAGCGgtgatttaaagttttcaaaaaggATGATGTGGTGGAGATGGCCGAGtgtaatatataaataattaattagttgCAACAAGTTGATTTTAATTGTCTTCCATATAAAAACTTGAGTTTTTGTATGTCTCAATAACTAATCATGAAAGGCGCCTTAAATTTTCACAAGATTAGTTCAACTCAAGTTGTTCAACTTGGCTATTGTGTTTCCCCGATATAAACATAATAAACAAATAACTTCATTATTTACTTAACTGATCTAATATTTATGTTCTATTTTTATCATGCTAATAACC includes these proteins:
- the LOC122053433 gene encoding protein ABHD18-like, coding for MMIESGLCYKSLCSTALFSSQMVSINLGALHYFLDHIYGAFVHRTKLSTPFFSKGWGGSKLDLLESLVKQLFPISEVQNLPPIMVQPIWKMVWETKNACLREGIFRTPCEERLISALPPESYNARVAFLSPKLVPPQKMACVVHLAGTGDHTFERRLRLGGPLLKQNIATMVLESPFYGLRRPRLQHGAKLLCVSDLLLLGRVTIEESRGLLHWLEEEAGFGKTGICGLSMGGVHAAMVGSLYPRPIATLPFLAPHSAVVAFCEGVLKYATAWEALREDAEEETGMTLEQAKQRLRSVLSLTDVTRFPVPKYPKAVIFVAATDDGYIPKHSVWELQKAWPGSEVRWVTGGHISSFILHNDAFRKAIVDALGRLQWRVS